The genomic segment AAGTATGCCGACTACTTCCGACCAACATCACGACACACCTTAGCAAATCAGCAGCTGCAGCTGCGCAAGATGATTCACGATGCGTTGCTTAAAAACGTTAAGCCAGATACAGGAGATTAGGACTTTAGCAAATTAGGTATTACAATGCAATGTTGCCACTTCGCTCTGTTGCCAAAGCATGGGCAACAGCGAAAATGGCGGTATAATAATCTTTATATGGTTGGTCGGCTGCCTTTTTAGCAAAAAGATGGCCGAACTGTTTTGCATTGCCCATATTTTTTCTACTTTTGCGCTCCGTAAGAACTGGTTCCGTAGCTCAGTTGGATAGAGCAACAGCCTTCTAAGCTGTGGGTCCCGCGTTCGAATCGCGGCGGAATCACCAAAAGGTGCAAGGAGAGATAACGTAAGTTGTCTCTCCTTTTTGCATGATCTATATTAGCTATTGGATTGCGAGCGATGTAGTGCAGGTAATCATTTGTACGTCAACATATTTTATCTCCCAAACCGATATCCAATACCCGACTCGGTAGTGAGCAAAATGGGCTTTGTTGGATTGTCCTCAATCTTTTTGCGTAGCTGCGCCACAAACACACGTAAATATTGGGTTTGTTCTACATACCCCATTCCCCATATTTCCTTTAAAATGTATTGGTGGGTGAGCACTTTACCTTCGTTTTTTGCAAATAGCGCCAGCAACGAAAATTCGGTGGAGGTAAACTTTAGTACCTCATTGTTTTTATGTACTGTATGGGCTGATAAATCAATTACAAGGGAGCCAAATTTGAGTATTGGCTCGTCCGCAATGTTTTGACTCTGCCTAATGGCAACCCTAATTCGTGCCAACAGCTCTCCTGTAAGAAAAGGCTTTGTGAGATAATCATTTGCACCATTGTCAAGTGCCGTTACTATCTCTTCCTCTGAGCTCCGAACTGAAAGTATGATGATGGGCTTGAAATACCATTCCCTAAGTTTTTTAAGCACGCTTTGGCCGTCGTCATCTGGCAATCCTAAATCAAGAATAATAAGGATTGGTCGAACAGTGGCGGCCATTAGCAGCCCTTCCTTTCCAGTGGAAGCTTCAGCAATTTTATAGCCCTTTGCCGAAAGAGTTATTTCCAGCAATCGACGTATTTGAACCTCGTCGTCCACAATTAATATTGGCCCCGCATCTGTCATTTACATGTAAAGTCAACTGTCTAAACTCATATCTAAAGCGCCAACTGGCAATTTTATTGTAAATAGTGCACCGCCATTTTCCCTATTCTGAGCAATCACTGTTCCTTGGTGTGCCTCAACAAATCCTTTTACGATAGACAATCCCAATCCTGTTCCACCAGTTACAGAATTTTTTCCTCTATAAAACTTATGGAAAACCAGCTGCAAATCTGATGCTGGAAAACCTAATCCTCTATCCATAACTTGAATAGTTAGAATGCCACCGTCATAAAATAGTTTCAGCCTTATTCTGCTGCCATTAGGCGAATGTTGGGTTGCATTTAATACAAGATTATGAAGGACTTGTTCAATCAATCCAAAATCGATGAAAACTAACGGCATTTCAGCGGGAATAATTACTGAAAGTTTGAAGGGTTGTAGTTCTCGTTGTAACGACTCGGATACGCTGTTTGCCAAATCATGAACATCGCACCAGTCAGGGTGCGGGGTAATACGTCCAGATTCGAGGCGGGACATATTCAAAAGGTTTTCGATAAGCCGGTTTAGCCTTACCGAGGCAATATTAATCTCTGAATACAACTTTTTGAGCGTTTCTTCCGGGTAGTTTTGCGAAAGCATTGTATCGGATGCACCCATAATGGTGGCCACAGGAATGCGCAATTCGTGAGAGATTGAGTTGAAGAGAGTTTTATATAGCTTTTCCGATTCACTAATTTCGTACGCCTGTTTTGCTGCATCACGCAAGAACTCGCGGTCAAGTTTTCCTGAAATCTGCGATAGAACGGCTTCCCAAAATTGTTCCTCACCATAGGTAAATTTAGCTGAGGGTCGAACTACTATAACACCGACATTACCGCTATTCCCTTGTAATGGGTAGAATGTATAATTGCCTGAAGGAAGTGTATCCGTGAATTTACCTGCCTTGGTGGAATGCTTAAGAACCCATTCAGCAATGCTGAAATCATTTTCTGAAAGGTTTAGCGGTAGATTGGTATAATCTCTCTCCAGTTGATTAACACTGTTTTTAATAATTATGGTA from the Williamwhitmania sp. genome contains:
- a CDS encoding response regulator, producing MTDAGPILIVDDEVQIRRLLEITLSAKGYKIAEASTGKEGLLMAATVRPILIILDLGLPDDDGQSVLKKLREWYFKPIIILSVRSSEEEIVTALDNGANDYLTKPFLTGELLARIRVAIRQSQNIADEPILKFGSLVIDLSAHTVHKNNEVLKFTSTEFSLLALFAKNEGKVLTHQYILKEIWGMGYVEQTQYLRVFVAQLRKKIEDNPTKPILLTTESGIGYRFGR
- a CDS encoding ATP-binding protein, producing the protein PILLAAGLSALVWDFFFIPPQFTLFVQQPVDVLMLVMFFIIALLNGILTSRVRQQEGKIRQREERTHALYQLSKEITVVAGLDEVTKTATDYIQRYFHLDSTIIIKNSVNQLERDYTNLPLNLSENDFSIAEWVLKHSTKAGKFTDTLPSGNYTFYPLQGNSGNVGVIVVRPSAKFTYGEEQFWEAVLSQISGKLDREFLRDAAKQAYEISESEKLYKTLFNSISHELRIPVATIMGASDTMLSQNYPEETLKKLYSEINIASVRLNRLIENLLNMSRLESGRITPHPDWCDVHDLANSVSESLQRELQPFKLSVIIPAEMPLVFIDFGLIEQVLHNLVLNATQHSPNGSRIRLKLFYDGGILTIQVMDRGLGFPASDLQLVFHKFYRGKNSVTGGTGLGLSIVKGFVEAHQGTVIAQNRENGGALFTIKLPVGALDMSLDS